From Shewanella psychrophila, a single genomic window includes:
- a CDS encoding ATP-binding protein produces the protein MINLISPSGSVDDHHDLFSAIEQIDLRLQQYTQQRRPALKQHVLEEFLLDEEDILHHTAQPKGMPHWMQTSSFMPVSELSINSSQGRLSTLIERFKLTDSEVNILLLGLLTHLDSRYHALFAALQHFEDRNNPSIELALHLFGAAADELLTRQGDFLPDSTLLRHELIKVYKSNKQKGEGWAQSLFQTTTEVFHYLVGHASLTPLLADCAKWHPMNSNQGLCPSNVRDGLQAQLYNQQDNLLPIVLLKGAQGSGRLEAVNAAASAQNIMLLELDVTKLPESRHDAKTTLNQALREVRMRGAILVVRGWDEFADSRKTLLSDWADMVHQSHVRIVGLCEQDCARVVIPHMPQIALTMPILSYLEKQLLLQQSLTAGEYAPTDISHVCRRFSFNHASLPHILQEARCYRSLREPNSMVSSEDLNQAFRLHSQKNFGKLAQRIEPMRSFEELIVADELKEQLQELLAATSQRDKVLESGFAKKVGYGTGVSALFHGDSGLGKTMAAEVVAGLLGVDLIKVDLANVVDKYIGETAKHLARIFDLAEADAGVLFFDEADALFGKRSEVSDSKDRNANIDVAYLLQRLERYPGLVILATNNRNHLDEAFSRRFTFITRFNAPDTNTREALWQSVWPEGCQLDPKIDLHAIAARTRLTGANIRNIALLAAYFAADADTPYICEHHIHRATQRELSKIGRIAL, from the coding sequence ATGATAAATCTAATCTCGCCCTCAGGATCCGTTGACGACCATCATGATCTATTCAGTGCGATTGAGCAGATTGATCTGCGCCTGCAACAGTATACGCAGCAACGTCGGCCAGCACTTAAGCAACACGTACTTGAAGAATTTCTATTGGATGAGGAGGATATTCTACACCACACTGCACAGCCTAAAGGCATGCCACACTGGATGCAGACATCCTCGTTTATGCCAGTCAGTGAGCTTTCAATCAACTCTTCTCAAGGTCGATTATCGACTCTGATAGAGCGCTTTAAACTCACGGACTCAGAAGTTAATATTCTGCTACTTGGGCTATTGACGCACTTGGATAGTCGCTACCATGCATTATTTGCTGCCCTGCAACATTTTGAGGATAGAAATAACCCATCCATTGAGCTGGCGTTACACCTGTTTGGTGCCGCGGCAGATGAACTGTTAACGCGACAAGGGGATTTTTTACCCGATTCAACCTTATTGCGCCATGAGCTCATCAAGGTTTACAAGAGTAATAAGCAAAAAGGTGAAGGTTGGGCACAGTCCTTATTTCAAACCACAACTGAAGTCTTTCATTATTTGGTTGGACATGCTTCTTTAACACCTTTGCTCGCGGATTGTGCCAAGTGGCATCCGATGAACTCAAATCAAGGCTTGTGCCCCAGCAATGTGCGTGATGGATTACAAGCTCAGCTATATAATCAACAGGATAATTTATTGCCTATCGTGTTGTTAAAAGGGGCGCAGGGCAGTGGTCGCCTTGAGGCGGTGAACGCTGCTGCATCTGCGCAAAACATCATGCTGCTGGAGCTGGATGTGACTAAGCTACCAGAATCTAGGCATGACGCTAAGACAACATTAAATCAAGCATTGCGTGAAGTCAGGATGCGAGGCGCCATTTTGGTGGTACGTGGCTGGGATGAATTTGCCGATTCAAGAAAAACGCTACTGAGTGACTGGGCAGACATGGTTCATCAGTCTCATGTTCGTATTGTCGGATTGTGTGAGCAAGATTGCGCTCGGGTGGTAATACCGCATATGCCACAAATTGCGCTCACGATGCCGATCCTTTCTTATCTGGAAAAGCAGTTACTGTTACAACAATCTTTGACTGCGGGGGAGTATGCGCCAACTGATATTAGCCACGTGTGTCGTCGCTTTTCTTTTAATCACGCCTCTTTGCCACACATACTGCAAGAAGCAAGGTGTTATCGCTCTTTGAGAGAGCCAAATAGTATGGTGAGCAGCGAAGATTTAAATCAGGCTTTTAGGCTTCATTCACAAAAAAACTTCGGTAAATTGGCGCAGCGGATCGAACCTATGCGATCTTTTGAAGAATTGATTGTGGCTGATGAGCTAAAAGAGCAGCTGCAAGAGTTACTGGCGGCGACCAGCCAGCGAGATAAAGTGTTGGAGTCAGGCTTCGCTAAAAAAGTGGGTTATGGTACAGGCGTCAGTGCGCTGTTTCACGGTGATTCTGGTCTGGGAAAAACCATGGCGGCAGAAGTGGTTGCTGGTCTGCTTGGTGTGGATTTGATCAAAGTCGATTTAGCCAATGTGGTGGATAAATACATCGGAGAAACTGCCAAACACCTGGCGCGGATCTTCGATTTGGCCGAAGCCGATGCTGGGGTATTATTTTTTGATGAGGCCGATGCGCTCTTTGGTAAACGTTCTGAAGTGAGTGATTCAAAGGATAGGAACGCCAACATTGATGTGGCTTATCTATTGCAAAGGTTGGAGCGCTATCCTGGTTTAGTGATCCTAGCAACCAATAACCGCAACCATCTCGATGAGGCGTTCAGTCGGCGTTTTACCTTCATTACCCGCTTTAACGCGCCCGATACCAATACTCGAGAGGCGCTTTGGCAAAGTGTATGGCCTGAGGGGTGTCAGCTTGATCCAAAGATTGACTTGCATGCCATTGCGGCCCGTACCCGGTTAACCGGTGCCAATATTCGCAATATAGCCCTGCTAGCTGCCTATTTTGCGGCAGATGCAGATACGCCATATATTTGCGAACATCACATTCATCGAGCCACGCAGCGTGAATTATCTAAGATTGGCCGCATTGCGCTGTAA
- a CDS encoding contractile injection system tape measure protein, with protein MADTLPVSTHRIDKLRISLSLAANHGEYFSQRCSQLFHTELKKRLDRVLSRLGAGGQMFCLLKPLVIDLGELSAYAFEHHFCQRLEILLERELKRLLSELDTDHDSAGKPVANTDEQLSLLTAGAVSSTSVIDKTFVELLGVRPQLALGKLAQACLEYSGARQLHRSLPASKFKELCQEWVPLLVVKGSLTPATLQLCALYYSLVHPEFTLLPHQPIVRPTVNTVYEQQVLIKLFKEVLSAKENMSVKANGLTVLWRDEKLRKRVQSQLCASQITLLNNWLNKGIVQESALELIDIVDRPIVNTEYGPVREKGQSPLCASEITLLNKGSASEQIGVVDRPIVNTEYGPVREKGQSPLSAPQITLHNRGIALESASAPQITLHNRGAAQESASAPQIALHNSGGAQESASAPRIALRNKGMDNDRSWIHIPAAGLSLLWPFLPSVFRQLQLTQDNKFLSRDMQLQAASCLTWFTQSWQDDEQNINSPLVLLLCGLTQEATSEPVVLNEATQAFLTSWLDNLPKALQGTWQKLSAGDIQQWFLQRPGWLSADDAEPVLHIAPASFDVLLNDWPWPVNMIALPWLEQPIKVLWDEPL; from the coding sequence ATGGCCGATACTTTACCGGTATCCACTCACCGAATAGACAAACTGCGCATCTCCCTTTCTCTAGCGGCCAACCATGGCGAATATTTTAGTCAGCGTTGCAGCCAGCTGTTTCATACTGAGCTAAAAAAACGGCTCGATCGCGTATTGTCGCGGCTCGGTGCTGGCGGTCAAATGTTTTGCCTGCTTAAACCTCTGGTTATCGATTTAGGGGAGTTATCCGCTTATGCTTTCGAGCATCATTTTTGTCAAAGGTTGGAGATACTGCTGGAGCGTGAGCTTAAGCGATTACTGTCAGAGCTAGATACGGACCATGACTCTGCGGGGAAACCTGTTGCCAATACCGATGAGCAGCTTAGCTTACTGACAGCGGGAGCGGTTTCCTCTACTAGCGTGATAGATAAAACCTTTGTTGAGCTGTTAGGCGTAAGACCTCAATTGGCGCTAGGAAAACTGGCACAGGCTTGCCTCGAATACAGTGGGGCAAGGCAATTACATCGTAGTCTGCCTGCCTCAAAGTTTAAGGAACTGTGCCAAGAGTGGGTGCCGTTATTGGTTGTGAAAGGCAGCCTAACCCCTGCTACACTGCAACTTTGTGCATTGTACTACAGTCTGGTACATCCTGAATTCACTCTGCTACCTCATCAGCCGATTGTTCGACCGACAGTTAACACGGTATATGAACAGCAAGTGCTAATTAAATTGTTTAAGGAGGTATTATCTGCCAAGGAAAACATGAGCGTTAAGGCTAATGGATTAACGGTACTTTGGCGAGATGAAAAGCTGCGTAAGCGCGTACAGTCGCAGCTTTGTGCATCACAAATTACCTTGCTCAATAACTGGCTCAATAAAGGGATAGTACAGGAGTCTGCATTGGAGCTGATAGATATTGTGGATCGGCCGATAGTTAACACTGAATATGGTCCGGTTCGTGAGAAGGGGCAATCGCCGCTTTGTGCATCAGAAATTACCTTGCTCAATAAGGGGTCTGCATCGGAGCAGATAGGTGTTGTGGATCGGCCGATAGTTAATACTGAATATGGTCCGGTTCGTGAGAAGGGGCAATCGCCGCTTTCAGCACCACAAATTACCTTGCACAATAGGGGGATAGCACTGGAGTCTGCATCAGCACCACAAATTACCTTGCATAATAGGGGGGCAGCACAGGAGTCTGCATCTGCACCACAGATTGCCTTGCACAATAGCGGGGGGGCACAGGAGTCTGCATCTGCACCACGGATTGCCTTGCGCAATAAAGGGATGGACAATGACCGCTCATGGATCCACATTCCTGCAGCAGGCTTAAGTTTGTTGTGGCCTTTTTTACCCAGTGTGTTTCGTCAGTTACAGTTAACCCAGGATAATAAATTTTTGAGTCGTGACATGCAGTTGCAAGCGGCGTCTTGTTTAACTTGGTTCACTCAGTCTTGGCAAGATGACGAACAAAATATCAATTCACCACTTGTTTTACTGTTGTGTGGACTGACGCAAGAGGCGACGTCTGAGCCTGTAGTATTGAACGAGGCGACACAAGCATTCTTAACAAGTTGGTTGGACAATTTGCCAAAGGCCTTGCAAGGAACATGGCAAAAGCTCTCTGCTGGGGATATTCAGCAATGGTTTTTGCAACGTCCCGGTTGGTTATCTGCTGATGATGCTGAGCCTGTGCTACATATCGCTCCTGCGAGCTTTGATGTGTTACTTAACGACTGGCCCTGGCCTGTGAATATGATCGCCCTGCCTTGGCTAGAGCAGCCAATTAAGGTGTTATGGGATGAGCCGCTATAA